tttttatgcttaaggacaacagatggaaattagcccttggctataatctggtatgtttacattcatgtaatttttttttacatttatgttcattaacatgcactgtcctaaataaataaataaatatgcagaTTGGAATGTGACTTTGTGGAATGTGTCAATTTAAAGTTACTTTGTAAACTGTTGCTGGAATTTTAACCCCTTTATTCTTTACCTGCTTAATTACAGCTGCAGAATAtagagaacattttttttttttacattatcaCAATATCAACTTCATAATTTGGGAATTATGTTAATCCAGTATGTAAAACTCAGTTGATAAAGTGTCTTCCCTCATTAATATCCCATAATCATCTGAAGGTGCTCTTACTGTAAGATGGGAGCATTGAAGAACCACATGAAGTGCCAGACGACATAAAGTTAGATGGCAGGGTTAGTGAGTGCAAAGACAGAGTGCTGAAAAAGTCTCCAATGTTTTGGTGACTAAGAAACTCCAGAGTTCCTCTTCTGGAATTAAAATTGTGATGTGGGTTTTcatggcctgtaggtgtaatgtgtaggtgACCCCATACGTTTGGCCATATAGTATTCCACACCGCCTACCTCCCCTTAAGCCATGTTGACCCAGGTTGATGTGACTGTGTCTCAAAGAGCCTCATTTGATGAGCAAAGTTTATCTTAGTCAGCACTCTTAGGCTTTCTTTAAGCAGCTCTCCAAAGCTTTGAGGTGTGTTTGGCTTCAATATATCCAGGTTTATCAGTTACTTTCACTATGCCATTTATATAAGCATTTGTATCACCTTGTATTATTTTGCTTTATTCTTCATTAAAGTTTCATTTCACAAAGCTGAACGACTCCATCAGACAGTGAATGTAAAGGTGTTTTCATGCTGTGGCCTTTGTTTTGGAATTTATAAGTATGCTGGTTAtgaaaatgtgtcaataaaagCAGTTGAAGGTGAATGTGCACAATGTGACATATTAGGACGTTTACAAAGGCATTATCTGAATGCGGGAAACTTCTCTGATCTGCACAAAAGGTTGCATGAATGTAATGTGGTTCATATGCTGCTAAGAGATGGTGGTGACTATCAAAGCGGAGCCAATGAGATTTGATAAGGGAATCAGAGGAGTCATTGTCATTCAAAGGaataatacatacatacaaaaaaacacctTTCATAACAGGGAACACCCTCAGGTGCATTTTTGTAAGTCTCTTCTGTCACTGCACTGGATGAATTTTACTCATCCATCCTCTGCTTTTctgttgtggggttccctctaAGAATCCTTTGCCCTTTCTATAATAAGTACAAGTGATGCATCAGAAAGCAATGACATTTAAGTCACTCTTttatcttaaaaaacaaacaaagttcGTCAGCTAGCAGTATATCTGGACAAGAAAATAGAACACAGTGGTTTCAAACTGTTGATGCGTATGTATTTTGTCTACACGTCATTAAAACactatacattttctttttcacagtacGTTTTTTGTGTCACATGCATGTGTTTAATGGCAACACGTGTTTCTTAAATTGAGGTTTGCAAACTGGCACGGTTGAAAGTAGGTGCATGAAATGCATCTAAATAGGTTACGGGTGCATCTGTAACCTGGGTTTTGTACACATCTAAAAGCAGCACTGATAAGATCTTGGGAACATCATGAAATCTCCATCACTTCAGTCTGCACCACGAAACATTTGCATAGAGAGGAGAACTGAGTCACGTTGTGCTTGTAACGTAGTTCACCCTGGAGGAGGCAGAAACTTTAGCTGCTATTCTTTGTTTGTAAGCGCTTGGATGAAATTTTTTAGCTAAGAAACCCTGAACTTTGACTTTTTACACAAGGAGATAGAACGGTTTGAGGGCTAGTTTACCCAACAGAAAAGAGGTTCTATATCTGAAAATAGTCATGTTATGAAACCTTCAAAGCTCTCTGCCTACAGAGTACAAAGTGAAAATGTGGTGGAACTGCACAGTAAAAACAGCACAGTTTCTTAGAAAACTCTCGAGTGTTGTTTTTTCCAGTTCTCTGTGGCAACATCACTGAAGTAGAAATCCAAACCAAATATTTCTGCCTGTAGGACCGAGACAGTCTAATCCACAATTACAATAAATTCAGCTCCCATGACACAGAGATTTGACCTCTGAAGCCTCATTTACTGTTTCTTGTTCTGCAGTTAATTTCTAGCCGATATTATAGGCTCTGTGTACATAACCTTAACGTATATTTCCCTCCCTATGTCAGCAATGTTAACAGTATCTAGCAGCACAATCACCGGAGCTGGAAATGAAGCCAATGCTTCATTCAGACTGCACTGCCCTGAGTAATAACATAAGCTTGTTTCTATGATTCAGCCTCCAAAGACTTGCAAATAGAAATAACCacctttacagcagaaattatAAAGTTTAAAGCTTGGTAACAAAATTCACAAAATCTGTCCATGAAGGGATTTTTTACATAACTATCCCCTTTAAACTGTACAGAGGTGAATAAGGACACAGCCCATAGCCACTCACTATTAGCCAGTAAATTCATTAATATAGACCTCTTGACCTCATGACCTCTCCCACGTGTGCACAGAGCCAGTCTGTGGGAGTCAGAATTGTGGCTGGGCTGTAAAGGATCAAATACTCACATTTCTCTCAGTGTCATGCAAACCAGTTTAGAACTTTtttgtgatgtgtgtgttttttttattttcagttaattGTCTCTCTCCATTAAGATGAAACTATCATAAAAATCATTTCAAGTGAGCAAACCTACAAATTTAGCCGGCAATcaaataattttctttctttcttttccctcaGAATTTCAGTGGAACAGTCAGTTGCCCCACTTTCACTTGTGTAGCTCTAAATTTGGTACAACTACAGTTAAGTAAGTTTTTATCAGGTTCAGTGAGATCAGTACATGCTGACTAATTGTGGTAAGCATAAAACATCTCAAATTTTAAGCTTTGTGGTAGAAGCAGCAGGAGTTTTTTGACCTCCAGCCGGGCCTAGTGATGGGTACTCATTTGGGTTGTGAGTCAGTCTATTCCCCATGTGCTTGGGGAAACACAACTAATTTTGTGAAAACCACACACAAAATGTCAGGCATGATTGTGATCAGTTTCCTTTGTCTACTAAAACCCCGTAAAAGAACCTGAAAACTAGAGGTAACCTGTACAGATATAAACACTGATTACACTCTCCCCCACTTCCGCTGATTCTAATCTGTCAAATGTCCCCTTACTCTAACTTTCTTCCGCAGTTGCACGAGCGGTGGTTTGAGTGTGCTTTCGTGTCGGGGATTTCTGAGTTTGGGGCGGAAAGGTTGACATCACAGAGATAGAAAAGGCATAGGATTTATATTGGATGCACGGCTGGTCAACATCAGATAAAACACGACGAAGAAGATCCTCCTCATCCCTCCTCTCAGCATCATGAAGACTCTCTGCTTCTCTCTGGGACTGCTGCTGCTTGCAGCCTGCTGCTGTGATGCCATCCGTGAGTGTTTAATCTTTATGACTCCTTGCATTTGTTTGAAAATTTACAGCTGACATGTTGATACTGACTTTAGTCTTTTACCTTGCTCTCAGCGAAAGGCGTAAAGTTCAGCACAGCTCCTGGAACCTGCTGCTtcaactttaaaataaatgcaatacCGGTGAAGTTGGTGTCCTTCATCACCCAGACGCACAGCTCCTGTCCCAAGAAGGCGTACATGTAAGTTTGATATTTTCAAACAGGACTGGTCATGAATAAAGTATAAAAAGGGATATGTGAAGTTTAGACAGGCCGTCTGCAAGAACTCAATCAAAGCAGTGTGAATAAAACgatttttgtgtgcatgttttgcaGAGTCCACACTGTCAGAGGAAAAAAGATCTGCTACACTCAGAGCTTCCAGTGGGCTCAGGACATGTATCGGCTCCACAACACTGAAGGCAGCAGCTAGCCGCCACCAAGATCGTCAGCTATCAGCTTTAGTTAATAATTGACTGCTTTTTTAAGGCCTTATGGCTTcgctttgtatttgtattttcatAAAACTggcttaaaaataaacaaaaaatttaTGCAAGTTCTCTGAAAAGACTGTTAGACGTTTATGTGACTGATCAGATGTTTGTTAGGTATGTTTTGTGCAGGGCAAGAACtgtaaagaaataataatacaaaagtGCTTTTTACTCTGCTGCCTCAAGCTCAAAGCTGTAAAAAGATCTTTATAATCTCATTAAATACAGATCTTAAAAAAACTGTCATCCAGTGTTTCTCAGTCTCTTGTTTTCATTTGAACAACTCTTTGAATCTGTAAAAATGGTAAAAGATATTCAGAGATAATAACCAGAGAAACAGCAAAATCTAGAACTGAATTACCTTTTAAAACAGGTTGGTGCAGCACCACTTCTGCCTTGGTGTATTTTTAAAACAAGCCCACGTTTCAGCAGGTTTGAGTAGTTTCACCAGCAGACGCGAGAGCAACTTCTATGAAAAGATGGTTGCATGTGCTGATTCAACCGGGGACCAAATTTTTGCTCACAACCTGACTAAATCCCTTAATTGTATACAAAATGATCAAAACGTGCTCCACCTGAAGGAGCAAAATTCAGTTGAATCAATCAATTAATGCTTCTGTATTAGTCTAATAATGCCAtacaatatacagtatataaatcTACTAACCTCATCAGGTTTACTCCATTTTTTTAGGCACGACTGTAAACATTGCACTCGAAGTTATTTCGGTACATTTCAGCTTCTGAAACTGTAATTTTTACACCTgtgaggattttttttgttttgacaccAAGTAAAATCTTTACGTTGAATCCACGGACTAAAAACAGCTGAAGAAAGATACAAAGATCACGAACCCAACAGTGACTGCTGGTGTGTGCCACAGGCCTCGCAGTCACCTTTAGGAAATTTATATAAGCTCATTTTACTGGCATGTATGCCATGACTCATGTGTAATTCTGGGGTACACTGACATTCGTAAGCACATTAGAAAGCATGTAGGGGGATTTAATCTGAAACGAACAAAGACGACCTGCACCAGTCTGCATTTATCGGAACGTAGTTAAACCACAAGCTGATCTGTCGTTGTGATAACATCTGTGAGGTTTTAGCTCTTGCGCTTGTTTCTGTGTTAACGTGTACTTATCTTAAGTCATccgttgtctgtgtgtgtgtgtgtgaccaccCCTCAGCGATGGCTAGAGTTCAATCTTCACTGATAGCATCAACACAGGCTGCAGACCTGCAGTGCAACACACAGCATTATCGGTTTAATCTTCAAACACAATTTACTGCAAGCAGCTGGGCAACAATAACACCCACCACCCCAATCTAGGTCGCTTATAAGATGAAGAAAATTTTACACTTACGTAATTAAAAAAGTTCAATCAGTTAACGGCTTATAACACTTGTAACGTAAGACAAGGTTTATTTGTCATATATATATTGAAAGTCTACATAAAGGGACTGTGTTTACCATTTTTAAGAAGAGGGTTTCAGATAACGAGGTGTGTGTACAAGTAGTCTCTGTGAAATAAAAGCTCATGCTTCCTAAACGACATTTTGTACCGTGATTCAATCAAAGTCCTCTAGCAGATTTTAGGAATATCAATCTGGAAATGAATAGAAGGTGTTCTATATACAAAATATGGATAAAAATCAGTTACATTTTAGTTAGaataccaaatcacaacaagagttTCCTCAAGGtgtaacagtgggaaggaaaaattcccttttaacaggaagaaacctacagcagaaccaggctcagggagtgaagggaagccaatacaggagaaatctgctctctctttctagcccctgtcaggactcttgctgcagcattttggattaactgaaggcttttcagggagttttttggacatcctgataataaag
The Maylandia zebra isolate NMK-2024a linkage group LG7, Mzebra_GT3a, whole genome shotgun sequence DNA segment above includes these coding regions:
- the LOC101474631 gene encoding monocyte chemotactic protein 1B gives rise to the protein MKTLCFSLGLLLLAACCCDAIPKGVKFSTAPGTCCFNFKINAIPVKLVSFITQTHSSCPKKAYIVHTVRGKKICYTQSFQWAQDMYRLHNTEGSS